In Camelina sativa cultivar DH55 chromosome 17, Cs, whole genome shotgun sequence, the genomic stretch GCATAGACAGTCCGAGCCAGCTAAGGCTGAACCTCAAGCTAAGGCTCGGCAGATGGACAGCACTGAGGTGCTGAGTTTGAAAGAAGTGTTGGAAGTATTTGCGCAAGAGAAGGAGTTGCTGttcaaaccgaaaccgaatagaATGCACAATGGTCTTCAGATATATGGGTTTGGAAACGTGAGTGTGATAATAGACTCAGTGAATCAGAAGCTGTTCGCTCAGAAAGATGGAGCTTGGTTTCTTGTAACTCCTGATGACTTGTTGAGGATGCACAACAATACAACTGTTTCTGGAAAACGATAGACTGCATTTTATATTGTAAGGTTTCTGATGTATAAACAATCTTCAATCTTATCACGTTTTGTCTTTAAATTTGACTTCTTCTTATTTAGAtaacaaaacccaaaataattttCTGTGAAGtttacactttttttctttcttcatagaGTAGCTAGCAAAAAGAAGTTGATAATACAACACACGATAAAGAAAACCTATACAACCGTTTTGAGAATAACTGACAAGATGATTGATCGATCAATCACCAGTCTTCTGCTCCTTTAGATACACCCAGAATCACAGCGATTGTTGCAAGAATAGCCTGCAATGTTGAGACATGGATCAACTAAATTAGGGTCCCATGGAAGTTAAAGAAACAAGGTGAAAGATAAAGGAAAGAGAGCGTGTAGGAAAAATTACAGCGATAGTGCAAGCAATGTATCCTGGTTTCTCCCTGTAATCGATCCTTCTTCCAAACATCATGATGAACAATCCGACATACCAAGGGATTGCTCCAAGGAAAAATCCAACTACGAAGcttcaagaagaccaaaaaaTACTTTCTCAGGGATATTATAAACAACCAAACGAGCAAAGACTTGTGTTAACAGAGACATGTTTAAGCAAGGGCATGTTTGGAGCTCATGTAATTTTGAAGGTAACTTACAGGAACCATCCAAGACCAATTCCACAGCAAGGAAGGCGGCGTTGTCTCCCAGTCACAGGTCTTCCTTCAGCAACACCACCATGgactgaaaataaaaacaataagaaaGAAGTAAACATAAAAACAGCTGAACAAGACATCCATTTAAACCATAAGAACCGCTGAACAAGACAACCTAACTTTTAACTGAGCTGTTCCTAGAAAGTACTCAAAAGctccaaacttttaaattctcataaatattacaaatcatATATCATCTCAACGCATGGCAAAGAAGTTAGATTTTCACATACagatcataaagaaaaaaaaagtttcaccaTTCAATCGCAATGAACAAACCCTAAACTGATTTATCTATCTTGCAAAACAACACAACGATAATTTCATGANaaaaaaaaaaaaaaaaaaaaaaaaaaaaaaaaaaaaaaaaaaaaaattcccaaatctGCAAAAATCGAAATCCGCATGATCCAATTCAGGAAGAGAGAAGCTAGATACCTGGAACGGTTTGATAACCATGAGCGTAATAAGGAGCTCCGGAATCGTAAACACCAGGAGGAGCTGAAGGTTGAGGAAAGCCAGTGACCGGAGCAGAGCTCTGCGGTGGAGGGTAATTGGAAACACCTTGAAAGGTACcgtattgatgatgatgatgatgctggtTACCTTCTTCCGAAGCAAATCCTTTGCTCCTTGTATCTTCTTCTCCGTGACCCATATCTCTTTTCCCCGTGATCGATCGcgctctttctctcaaaatcgaGATTGCAAAAGtctttgaatcaatttttggaagaagaagaagaagaagaaccaagtcttgttttgttttgtttatttgctgTCAGACCCGTGATAACGCGTATTTTCCAATTTTGGCCCcgagttattatttttatgtatttacaaCCACCGACTGACATTTGTACAATTACTCtgtttattcattttaattataaagtttGGAAAAATTATTAAGTGAACATGTGGTGTGGTTAGGGTATAAAAATCTTAAATGCATCCATCGAAGCTTCGAGTTCGTGGATGAAATTAAACTAATCTTCTTTATTAGTGAGATCTAACTTCTAACTAAATCAatcattttccttattttaagttcatgagaaaaaacaaatacaaaaagagatttttttttccagaaataTGTCACTATTAGCAATTCGTtgtccttgattttttttttgttaaattgtcACTTTTGTCAACTAACAACTTAGTTGTTAAGCTTTTATATTACTTTCTCTGAGTGGggatttgttttctcttcttcttttccctgTCTAAGTGGGAACCTTTAATTCTCAGCCTCCAAAGAAACATAAACCTAAActgaatcaagaaaaaaaaagtagtattaCAATACAAAACTTTATAACTTTCCCACAAATTTGTGTAcctccatgtatttttatatacgTTTGCAGACATAAAAGCATAATATCTTTCAAGATACATAATGAAACGAACAAAATAATCTGGATTCTGAAACAGAAGATGTGATGCTCTCTCAACCTATATGGATTTAAGATCATTTACATGTaggaggaagatgaaggaaaaaattgcaaaacatgAGGAGAAGAACTCTGTATTGAAAATAGAAGCcacctttttcttttaacaagcACAAATATCCTCATGAGAGCAATCTTGGCCACAATCATCATCGATGGAGTCTGAGAATCCTTGGCTACTCGAGACTGTAATGATCATTACCTTCTCATCCGGTTTGGCTTCTTCTGGTTCGAGAAGATTCTTCCTGAGATCACTCAAATCCTCCTTTTCCTCTGTCATGAATCTGTGGAGAATGGAGAAGCAAGTGAAACATGAAAACACTAGATTGATTGCAAACAAGGCGATGCAGAAGATTATGACGATACAATTGTAAGCATCCATTCTTCTTGGAAGCTGAGCATGTTGGTTGGCTAACAAACACCAGAATCATTCAAATTtcagaaaaatcaaaagtatttcACTTTTCAAGAGAAGTTGAAccaatatatttttggattctCTGGTCCCCCTCGAAGATATAAGAAGAAAGCTCAAATCTGAAtgtatttgtgtgttttacatCTCTTTataagaagacaacaaaaaggttaaaagaaaacaatattattatttttctgggTCTGCGGTGGAGAAAAGATTTTTCAACGGATAAAGGTGGTAAGCATGACAAAAGCatttgtctctttctttcccTTTCCACCAAATCTGTTGAGTTTCATAGatatacagatatatatttattgtgtTAAGACATTAGTGTAcacatatttataaagaagtacACGTTTATATAAGTTACTGACAAGAcatattttattgtatgtttcAGTTTTCAGATAGGGGAATTGCATCTTACCCTTTTTACCATATCGCAGGGTATTTGGTTTCACCTGCACAGTTTCCATCAGTGAATGGCAATAGCATCTGAAGAGATCATCTCACCATCTGTCTGTTTCAGACATTGAATCTAAGATTTGGAATCTAagtatgacaaaaaaaaaccatttgttTATAAAGATTATCTGATGTTAGCATTTCAATATGTGGCTTTGAGTGTGAGATGATAATCTATCTACAAATTATTGTTTAAAGGGGTTTGAAGAATTCTAAGTTTGATGTAAACAACAAGAACGCATTACTATGAATAAAACTTCATTGACAAATAAGTTTTGTGGCAACCTGAATAAGTAAAACTAGACTAGTTCTTCCACTTATCTGAATTCATAGATTATTTA encodes the following:
- the LOC104756034 gene encoding uncharacterized protein LOC104756034, giving the protein MDAYNCIVIIFCIALFAINLVFSCFTCFSILHRFMTEEKEDLSDLRKNLLEPEEAKPDEKVMIITVSSSQGFSDSIDDDCGQDCSHEDICAC
- the LOC109124699 gene encoding 60S ribosomal protein L18a-like protein — encoded protein: MGHGEEDTRSKGFASEEGNQHHHHHQYGTFQGVSNYPPPQSSAPVTGFPQPSAPPGVYDSGAPYYAHGYQTVPVHGGVAEGRPVTGRQRRLPCCGIGLGWFLFVVGFFLGAIPWYVGLFIMMFGRRIDYREKPGYIACTIAAILATIAVILGVSKGAEDW